A genomic stretch from Serratia entomophila includes:
- a CDS encoding DJ-1/PfpI family protein, with product MSEPLVIVFPIYQGVTQLDFTGPLQFLRRMPGAEIIVASIGGADIASEGLHFTQLQRLEEVNRCDVLCVPGGSGCAQALEDAGFMRQIRRLGQQARYLTSVCTGSLILAAAGLLQGKRAACHWSMRDSLALFGAIPSSARVERDGNVISGGGVTAGIDFALALIAELHGEETAQMIQLYLEYAPAPPFAGGTPELTPPHILAKVQAQMADGLRLRREQVAQIAAQP from the coding sequence ATGTCTGAACCGTTAGTCATTGTTTTTCCGATCTACCAGGGCGTCACCCAGCTCGATTTCACCGGCCCGCTGCAGTTTCTGCGCCGCATGCCGGGCGCGGAAATCATCGTAGCCTCGATCGGCGGCGCGGACATCGCCTCGGAGGGGCTGCACTTCACGCAGTTGCAAAGGTTGGAGGAGGTCAACCGCTGCGACGTACTCTGCGTGCCGGGCGGCAGCGGCTGCGCCCAGGCGCTGGAGGATGCGGGCTTTATGCGCCAGATCCGGCGGCTGGGCCAGCAGGCCCGCTATCTGACGTCGGTCTGCACCGGCTCGCTGATCCTCGCCGCCGCCGGCCTGCTGCAGGGCAAACGCGCCGCCTGCCACTGGTCGATGCGCGACAGCCTGGCGCTGTTCGGCGCCATCCCAAGCAGCGCGCGGGTCGAGCGTGACGGCAATGTGATCAGCGGCGGCGGCGTCACCGCCGGCATCGATTTCGCGCTGGCGTTAATCGCCGAGCTGCACGGCGAGGAAACCGCCCAAATGATCCAGCTGTACCTGGAATACGCCCCGGCGCCGCCGTTTGCCGGCGGCACGCCGGAGCTGACGCCGCCGCACATTCTGGCGAAGGTGCAGGCGCAAATGGCGGACGGCCTGCGGCTGCGGCGTGAACAGGTGGCGCAGATAGCCGCCCAGCCGTAG
- a CDS encoding GNAT family N-acetyltransferase → MTFSAPVLLLADATPDDMAAVQQIYAHHVLHGAASFEETPPTLAEMQQRLGKVREAGLPWLVARSESRILGYCYATPYRPRPAYRYTVEDSVYVAPGQQGNGIGQALLAALIARCEQGPWRQMLAIVGDAAANRGSLALHQKLGFHSVGTLKAVGFKLGEWRDTHIMQRTLGDGGDSRP, encoded by the coding sequence ATGACGTTCTCCGCCCCGGTATTGCTCCTCGCTGACGCCACGCCCGACGATATGGCTGCGGTGCAGCAAATTTACGCCCACCACGTGTTGCACGGCGCGGCCTCATTCGAAGAAACCCCGCCGACGCTGGCGGAAATGCAGCAGCGGCTCGGCAAGGTGCGGGAAGCCGGGCTGCCCTGGCTGGTGGCCAGGAGCGAAAGCCGCATCCTCGGCTACTGCTACGCCACCCCTTACCGGCCGCGCCCCGCTTACCGCTATACGGTAGAGGATTCGGTGTATGTCGCCCCCGGCCAACAGGGCAACGGCATCGGCCAAGCGCTGCTGGCGGCGCTGATCGCCCGTTGCGAACAGGGGCCCTGGCGGCAGATGCTGGCGATCGTCGGTGACGCCGCCGCCAATCGGGGCTCGCTGGCGCTGCATCAAAAGCTGGGGTTTCACAGCGTGGGCACGCTGAAGGCGGTGGGATTCAAACTGGGGGAATGGCGCGATACCCATATCATGCAGCGCACGCTGGGGGACGGCGGCGACAGCCGGCCGTAA
- a CDS encoding adenosylhomocysteinase, with protein sequence MYQDFASELDWAMRHMPRTRAAVAALPDLKGVRLACNMHLDLKMAPLVAGLLDQGAAVYLTTCNPTTVQDDVVAWLERRGAQAHAWRDMSAADWSDSFDRALAWQPTHLCEMGADLTTRLHQTAEGPQIVAGLEATGSGISRLNGMAPRYPIFNWDDLPVKEGLHNRHMVGLTAWHTFFQTTHLTLHEKCVLVIGYGLVGQGVAASAKAYGGQVIVAEIDPARALQARYDGWAVVDLATAVGQADVIATATGAKNVLSARHLQQVRDGAFILNVGHVAEEIDVGFLQALPHSEPMPFVNAYQLADKQLYLLANGSMFNLTAGYGDSLNAFDVTLAVMAAGIGHIVGAGARQAPGLYLLPQSAWQPAL encoded by the coding sequence ATGTATCAGGATTTTGCAAGCGAGTTGGATTGGGCGATGCGCCATATGCCGCGCACCCGTGCGGCGGTGGCCGCGCTGCCGGATCTCAAGGGGGTGCGTCTGGCGTGCAATATGCACCTGGATCTGAAGATGGCGCCGCTGGTGGCCGGGCTATTGGACCAGGGGGCGGCGGTCTATCTGACCACCTGCAACCCGACCACGGTGCAGGATGACGTGGTCGCCTGGCTGGAGCGGCGGGGCGCGCAGGCCCATGCCTGGCGCGACATGAGCGCCGCCGACTGGTCGGACTCTTTTGATCGCGCCCTGGCCTGGCAGCCGACTCACCTGTGCGAGATGGGGGCGGATCTGACCACGCGCCTGCATCAGACGGCGGAAGGGCCGCAGATCGTCGCCGGGCTGGAGGCCACCGGGTCCGGCATCAGCCGCCTGAACGGCATGGCGCCGCGCTATCCGATCTTCAACTGGGATGACCTGCCGGTGAAGGAAGGGTTGCACAACCGCCATATGGTTGGCCTGACCGCCTGGCACACCTTCTTCCAGACCACCCATTTAACGCTGCACGAAAAATGCGTGCTGGTGATTGGCTACGGGCTGGTTGGGCAGGGGGTGGCGGCGTCGGCCAAAGCCTACGGCGGCCAGGTGATAGTGGCGGAGATCGATCCGGCGCGGGCCCTGCAGGCGCGTTATGACGGCTGGGCAGTGGTCGACCTGGCGACGGCAGTTGGCCAGGCGGACGTGATCGCCACCGCCACCGGGGCGAAGAACGTGCTGTCGGCCCGGCATTTGCAGCAGGTCAGGGACGGTGCGTTTATCCTCAACGTCGGCCACGTGGCGGAAGAGATTGACGTCGGCTTCCTGCAGGCGCTGCCGCACAGCGAACCAATGCCGTTTGTTAACGCTTACCAACTTGCGGACAAACAGCTCTATTTACTGGCCAACGGCTCGATGTTCAACCTGACCGCCGGCTACGGCGACAGCCTGAATGCCTTCGACGTGACGCTGGCGGTGATGGCGGCCGGCATCGGCCACATCGTCGGCGCCGGGGCGCGGCAGGCGCCCGGTTTGTATCTGTTGCCGCAGTCGGCCTGGCAGCCGGCGCTGTAA
- a CDS encoding DUF808 domain-containing protein, producing the protein MAGSSLLTLIDDIASLLDDVSLMTKMAAKKTAGVLGDDLALNAQQVTGVKADRELPVVWSVAKGSFINKAILVPLALLISAFAPWAITPLLMVGGAYLCYEGFEKVFHSLSRGKEAGEEKKEALDVNEDATAYEKRKVKGAIRTDFVLSAEIIAITLGTVAGASFSQQVIVLCGIAIVMTIGVYGIVAGIVKLDDLGLYLSRKSSALARSIGGGIVSAAPYLMKTLSIVGTVAMFMVGGGILTHGLPPVHHLFEDWASYATVVPTFGHILQGAIPALLNVVFGLIAGGVVLAVVSALGAIRARFTA; encoded by the coding sequence TTGGCCGGAAGTAGCTTACTGACGTTAATTGATGATATCGCCTCACTGCTGGACGACGTCTCGCTGATGACCAAAATGGCGGCGAAAAAAACCGCCGGCGTGCTGGGGGACGATCTGGCGCTCAACGCGCAGCAGGTCACCGGGGTCAAGGCCGACCGCGAACTGCCGGTGGTGTGGAGCGTCGCCAAGGGCTCGTTTATCAATAAGGCGATCCTGGTGCCGCTGGCGTTGTTGATCAGCGCCTTCGCGCCCTGGGCGATTACGCCGTTGCTGATGGTGGGCGGCGCCTACCTGTGCTACGAGGGGTTTGAAAAAGTCTTCCATAGCCTGAGCCGGGGTAAAGAGGCGGGGGAGGAGAAAAAAGAGGCGCTGGACGTCAATGAGGACGCAACTGCCTATGAAAAACGCAAGGTCAAGGGGGCGATACGCACCGACTTTGTGCTGTCCGCCGAGATTATCGCCATCACGCTGGGCACCGTCGCCGGCGCCAGCTTCAGCCAACAGGTGATCGTGCTGTGCGGCATCGCCATCGTGATGACGATTGGCGTTTACGGCATCGTGGCGGGTATCGTCAAGCTCGACGATCTGGGGCTGTACCTGAGCCGCAAAAGCAGCGCATTGGCGCGCTCCATCGGCGGCGGCATCGTCAGCGCCGCGCCTTATCTGATGAAAACGCTGTCGATCGTCGGCACCGTCGCCATGTTTATGGTCGGTGGCGGCATCCTCACCCATGGCCTGCCGCCGGTGCACCATCTGTTCGAAGACTGGGCATCTTACGCCACCGTCGTACCTACCTTCGGGCATATTCTGCAGGGCGCGATCCCGGCGTTGCTGAACGTGGTGTTCGGCCTGATTGCCGGCGGCGTGGTGTTGGCGGTGGTATCGGCGCTGGGCGCTATCCGCGCACGCTTCACCGCCTGA
- the pbpG gene encoding D-alanyl-D-alanine endopeptidase, whose product MHVKIRVLVLTLLALQTGAGFAPRALASDNAAATHAAQPELASGSAMVVDMQTHKVMYARNPDEVVPIASITKLMTAMVTLDAHLPLDEMLSVDIHQTPEMKGVYSRVRLNSEISRKDMLLLALMSSENRAAASLAHHYPGGYGAFIKAMNAKAKALGMTNTHYVEPTGLSIHNVSTARDLTKLLIATKQYPLIGQLSTTTERTASFRDPNYQLPFRNTNHLVYNPKWNIQLTKTGFTNEAGHCLAMRTMIGSRSVSLVVLDAFGKYTHFADANRLRSWIETGKVTPIPAAARDYRRQKDARLAKNETE is encoded by the coding sequence ATGCATGTGAAAATACGTGTTTTGGTACTAACCCTGCTCGCTTTGCAGACAGGAGCAGGCTTCGCGCCGCGCGCGCTGGCCAGCGACAACGCCGCGGCCACGCACGCCGCCCAGCCTGAGCTGGCGTCCGGCAGCGCCATGGTGGTGGATATGCAAACCCATAAGGTGATGTACGCGCGCAACCCCGACGAAGTGGTGCCGATCGCCTCGATCACCAAGCTGATGACCGCGATGGTAACGCTGGACGCCCATCTGCCGCTGGATGAAATGCTGTCGGTGGATATCCATCAGACGCCGGAAATGAAAGGGGTGTACTCGCGGGTGCGCCTGAACAGCGAAATCAGCCGCAAGGACATGCTGCTGTTGGCGCTGATGTCGTCGGAAAACCGCGCCGCCGCCAGCCTGGCGCACCACTATCCGGGCGGCTACGGCGCTTTCATCAAAGCGATGAACGCCAAGGCCAAAGCGCTCGGTATGACCAACACCCATTATGTGGAGCCGACCGGGCTGTCGATTCATAACGTCTCGACCGCGCGCGATCTGACCAAGCTGTTGATCGCCACCAAACAGTACCCGCTGATTGGCCAGCTCAGCACCACCACCGAGCGTACGGCCAGCTTCAGGGATCCCAACTATCAGCTGCCGTTCCGCAACACCAACCATTTGGTGTACAACCCGAAATGGAACATTCAGCTGACCAAGACCGGCTTTACCAACGAAGCGGGCCACTGCCTGGCGATGCGCACCATGATCGGCAGCCGTTCGGTATCGCTGGTGGTGCTGGATGCGTTCGGCAAGTACACCCATTTTGCCGACGCCAACCGCCTGCGCAGCTGGATTGAAACCGGTAAGGTGACGCCGATCCCGGCCGCCGCCCGCGACTATCGCCGGCAGAAAGACGCCCGCCTGGCGAAGAACGAAACCGAGTAA
- a CDS encoding MerR family transcriptional regulator, with protein MLLKIGELARRSGITVRTLHHYDSIGLLVPSARSDAGYRLYDRADITRLHHIQALRRLGMKLAEVGAILERSGLALPAVIEQQIAMFDRQLAQIAALRGRLQHMHAQLTAGNEPELNDWLTTLELMTMYDKYFTADELAQLPFYQADAARNQEWAALVNDVGQLMASGVEPQAQPAQALARRWMQMLERDTAGNPAFLTRLNAMHAEEPAIREQTGITPAMTDYVTRAFAETKLAIYQKYLSEEEYAHVRRHYFTRLQEWPALIARFHQALQDGVPPDSPQARQLAANWLELFQSYAGPSPATQMKIRQAMDREPTLTEGTWLTPALLDYLRQAVGHLMRG; from the coding sequence ATGTTATTGAAAATAGGCGAACTGGCGCGGCGTTCCGGCATCACCGTCAGAACGCTGCATCACTACGACAGCATAGGCCTGCTGGTCCCTTCTGCGCGTTCCGACGCCGGTTATCGTTTGTACGACCGGGCTGACATCACCCGCCTGCACCATATCCAGGCGCTGCGGCGCCTGGGCATGAAGCTGGCGGAAGTTGGGGCGATTTTGGAACGTTCCGGCCTGGCGCTGCCGGCGGTGATTGAACAACAGATTGCCATGTTCGATCGGCAGCTGGCGCAAATCGCCGCGCTGCGCGGCAGGCTGCAGCATATGCACGCCCAGCTCACCGCCGGGAATGAGCCGGAACTGAACGACTGGCTGACTACGTTGGAGTTAATGACCATGTACGACAAATATTTCACTGCCGATGAGCTGGCGCAACTGCCCTTCTATCAGGCCGACGCGGCCCGCAATCAGGAATGGGCCGCGTTGGTGAACGACGTGGGCCAATTGATGGCGAGCGGCGTCGAACCCCAGGCGCAACCAGCGCAGGCCCTGGCGCGCCGTTGGATGCAGATGCTGGAGCGCGATACCGCCGGCAATCCGGCCTTCCTCACCCGGCTTAACGCCATGCATGCCGAAGAACCCGCGATACGCGAACAGACCGGCATCACGCCGGCCATGACCGACTACGTGACCCGCGCCTTTGCCGAAACCAAGCTGGCGATTTATCAAAAGTACCTGTCGGAAGAAGAGTACGCCCACGTGCGCCGCCACTACTTCACCCGGCTGCAGGAATGGCCGGCGCTGATCGCCCGCTTCCATCAGGCGCTGCAGGACGGCGTGCCGCCCGACTCGCCGCAGGCGAGGCAACTGGCGGCCAACTGGCTGGAGCTGTTCCAGTCTTATGCCGGCCCCAGTCCGGCAACCCAAATGAAAATCCGCCAGGCGATGGACCGGGAGCCGACGCTGACCGAAGGAACCTGGCTGACCCCGGCGCTGCTGGACTATTTGCGCCAGGCGGTCGGCCACCTGATGCGCGGCTGA
- a CDS encoding GNAT family N-acetyltransferase — protein sequence MIPAIQIAAVGQLPAGYLESCDFSFQISCYAQPLFDTPVDSWPTRPVAPFRKSYPPAPFVNEESETFLARHRGEAVGHVTLSKNWNGYTLIEEIVVAAHVRRLGIARALLACAKGWARSQETSGMMLETQNNNLAACRCYQDSGFILGGIDHLLYRAQPEIADHEIALFWYLPFNSEIGY from the coding sequence ATGATCCCGGCCATTCAGATCGCCGCCGTCGGCCAGCTGCCCGCCGGCTACCTGGAAAGCTGCGACTTCAGCTTTCAAATCTCCTGCTACGCCCAGCCGTTGTTCGACACCCCGGTCGACAGCTGGCCAACCAGGCCGGTGGCGCCGTTTCGCAAAAGCTACCCGCCGGCGCCCTTCGTCAACGAAGAAAGCGAGACGTTTCTTGCTCGCCATCGCGGTGAGGCCGTCGGCCATGTCACGCTGAGCAAAAACTGGAATGGCTATACGCTGATTGAAGAGATCGTCGTGGCCGCTCACGTGCGCCGCCTGGGTATCGCCCGCGCCCTGCTGGCGTGCGCCAAAGGTTGGGCGCGCAGCCAGGAGACCTCAGGTATGATGCTGGAGACGCAGAACAACAACCTGGCGGCCTGCCGTTGCTACCAGGACAGCGGCTTCATTCTCGGCGGCATCGACCATCTGCTGTATCGCGCGCAGCCGGAAATCGCCGATCATGAGATTGCGTTGTTCTGGTATTTGCCGTTCAACAGCGAAATCGGTTACTGA
- a CDS encoding DMT family transporter, with the protein MKTSLPLAYSGVIVATFFWGTNFNAGAYIIAHQPPISASIERFSLATLALLLIFGLRGQLRLSVLKKNWPAYLGLGILGFTVFNLCTFFGLQSTTPINGALILATTPLWTMVFSIIWENERFNPPRIAGLLAGFIGVALVITKGDIQALLRLDISPGDGIILLGSLAWALNMVGTRRLVSGATAIETTSYSMLFGTLALLPLGFIFERPWQSLTGAAPSVHAAVVYLALCGSLLAYLLWTKGLEAIGSVRTAVFINLAPVFTMLVATLTGHAPNVWQLAGAAWVILGVLLASGALKTWLSARPASRQP; encoded by the coding sequence ATGAAAACTTCACTGCCGCTGGCCTACTCAGGCGTGATTGTCGCCACCTTCTTTTGGGGCACCAACTTCAACGCCGGGGCTTACATCATCGCCCACCAGCCGCCGATCAGCGCCTCGATAGAACGCTTCAGCCTGGCGACCCTGGCGCTGCTGCTGATCTTCGGCCTGCGCGGACAGCTGCGGCTCAGCGTGCTGAAGAAAAATTGGCCGGCCTATCTTGGGCTGGGAATACTCGGCTTTACGGTGTTTAACCTGTGCACCTTCTTTGGCCTGCAATCCACCACGCCGATCAACGGCGCGCTGATCCTCGCCACCACCCCGCTGTGGACGATGGTGTTCAGCATTATTTGGGAAAATGAAAGGTTCAACCCGCCGCGCATCGCCGGTTTGCTGGCCGGTTTTATCGGCGTGGCGCTGGTTATCACCAAAGGCGATATCCAGGCGTTGCTGCGGCTGGATATCAGCCCCGGCGACGGCATCATTTTGCTCGGCAGCCTGGCCTGGGCGCTGAATATGGTCGGCACCCGCCGCCTGGTGAGCGGCGCTACCGCCATCGAAACCACCAGCTATTCCATGCTGTTCGGCACGCTGGCGTTGCTGCCGCTGGGATTTATTTTCGAGCGCCCCTGGCAAAGCCTGACCGGCGCCGCGCCCAGCGTGCATGCGGCGGTGGTTTATTTGGCGCTGTGCGGCTCATTGCTGGCCTATCTGTTGTGGACCAAAGGGCTGGAAGCAATAGGATCGGTGCGTACCGCAGTCTTCATAAATCTGGCGCCGGTGTTCACCATGCTGGTCGCCACCCTCACCGGCCACGCCCCCAACGTTTGGCAGTTGGCCGGGGCAGCCTGGGTGATCCTCGGCGTGCTGCTGGCGTCCGGCGCCTTGAAAACTTGGCTGTCTGCACGCCCGGCGTCCCGGCAGCCATAG
- a CDS encoding VOC family protein: MSQVSTFVMFQGAAGQAIDLYSELFERFRVQQVQHYDAAPDGKRLIKHAAIDFDRQNLVFIDSPISHDFGFTPAVSLFVNLANEAELERVFARLAEGGKVLMPLDDYGFSARFGWLNDRFGLSWQLNVPAGDLG; this comes from the coding sequence ATGAGCCAGGTTTCCACTTTTGTGATGTTCCAGGGCGCCGCCGGGCAGGCGATCGATCTCTACAGCGAGCTGTTTGAGCGCTTCCGGGTGCAGCAGGTCCAGCATTATGACGCGGCGCCGGACGGCAAGCGGCTTATCAAGCATGCCGCCATCGATTTTGACCGGCAGAACCTGGTGTTTATCGACAGCCCGATCAGTCACGACTTCGGCTTCACCCCGGCGGTATCCCTGTTCGTCAATCTGGCCAACGAAGCCGAGCTGGAGCGGGTGTTTGCGCGGCTGGCGGAGGGGGGAAAGGTGCTGATGCCGCTGGATGATTACGGCTTCAGCGCGCGTTTCGGCTGGCTTAACGATCGCTTTGGCCTGTCCTGGCAACTGAACGTGCCGGCGGGGGATCTCGGCTGA
- a CDS encoding GlxA family transcriptional regulator: MKTIGFVVFPGFNLLDFAGPLAAFDNVNQFTDTPAYRCLAISPQGGAVTSSAGVEIATQPCHNARFDTLVVAGGRGNVAAAQSPVLVDFLLTQRRQTRRIASVCTGAFILAACGLLDGKRATTHWYHAAQLQQRYPRIRVDSNRIFIRDGDIWTSAGISAGIDLALAMIEDDLGENIAAGVARQLVVYHRRPGGQSQYSLLLALNPSSDRIRTALSFAREHLQRPLAVADLAAAACLSERQFGRMFRAETGQTPAKVIEQLRVEAARVRIEESSETLEAIGRAVGFSDPERMRRAFVRVFGLSPQAIKRLSRAG; this comes from the coding sequence ATGAAAACGATCGGTTTCGTGGTTTTTCCCGGTTTCAACCTGTTGGACTTTGCCGGGCCGCTGGCGGCGTTCGACAACGTCAATCAGTTCACCGACACGCCGGCTTACCGCTGCCTGGCGATCTCGCCGCAGGGCGGGGCGGTGACCAGTTCCGCCGGGGTGGAGATCGCCACTCAGCCTTGCCATAACGCCCGCTTCGATACGCTGGTGGTGGCCGGCGGGCGCGGCAACGTGGCGGCGGCGCAGTCGCCGGTGCTGGTGGATTTCTTGCTGACCCAGCGCCGGCAGACCCGGCGCATCGCCAGCGTGTGCACCGGCGCGTTTATTCTGGCGGCCTGCGGGCTGCTGGACGGCAAACGCGCCACTACGCATTGGTATCATGCGGCGCAGCTGCAGCAGCGCTATCCGCGCATTCGGGTCGACAGCAACCGGATTTTCATTCGGGACGGGGATATCTGGACCTCGGCCGGCATCAGCGCCGGCATAGACCTGGCCCTGGCGATGATTGAGGACGATCTTGGCGAGAACATTGCCGCCGGCGTGGCGCGCCAACTGGTGGTGTATCACCGGCGCCCCGGCGGCCAGTCGCAGTATTCGTTGCTGCTGGCGCTGAATCCGTCGTCGGATCGCATCCGCACCGCGCTCTCTTTTGCCCGCGAGCATTTGCAGCGGCCGCTGGCGGTGGCCGATCTGGCGGCGGCCGCCTGCCTGAGCGAGCGTCAGTTCGGCCGGATGTTCCGCGCAGAAACCGGCCAGACGCCGGCCAAGGTGATCGAACAGCTGCGGGTGGAGGCGGCCAGGGTGCGGATCGAAGAGAGCAGCGAAACGCTGGAGGCCATCGGCCGGGCGGTGGGATTCAGCGATCCGGAACGCATGCGGCGGGCGTTTGTGCGGGTATTTGGCCTGTCGCCGCAGGCGATCAAACGGCTGAGCCGCGCGGGATGA
- a CDS encoding MetQ/NlpA family lipoprotein gives MTKSWRYTPLLAAFAAVLALQGCDQKTSQNHIKVGVINGAEQDVAEVARQVAKEKYGLDVELVGFSGSLLPNEATDKGDLDANVFQHRPFLEQQNREHGYKLVAVGNTFVFPMAGYSKKIKSLKELQDGAVIAIPLDPTNLGRALLLLEKTGLITLKPGKGLLPTALDISANPHNYKIMEIEGAQLPHLLDDPKVTVAIISTTYINQTGLTPTKDGIFIEDKDSPYTNIIVTREDNKDAQNVQNFVKAYESDEVNKAAEKIFNGGAVKGW, from the coding sequence ATGACCAAGAGTTGGCGTTACACCCCTCTGCTGGCGGCGTTTGCCGCCGTGCTGGCGCTGCAGGGCTGCGATCAAAAAACGAGTCAGAATCACATCAAGGTCGGGGTGATAAACGGCGCCGAACAAGACGTGGCGGAGGTCGCCAGGCAGGTGGCGAAAGAGAAATACGGCCTGGACGTGGAACTGGTGGGCTTCAGCGGCTCGCTGCTGCCAAACGAGGCCACCGACAAAGGCGATCTGGACGCCAACGTGTTCCAGCATCGGCCATTCCTCGAGCAGCAAAACAGGGAGCACGGCTACAAGCTGGTGGCGGTCGGCAACACCTTCGTATTCCCGATGGCCGGCTACTCGAAGAAGATAAAATCGCTGAAAGAGCTGCAGGACGGCGCGGTGATCGCCATTCCCCTCGATCCGACCAACCTCGGCCGCGCGCTGCTGCTGCTGGAAAAAACCGGCCTGATTACGCTGAAGCCGGGCAAGGGGCTGCTGCCCACCGCGCTGGACATCAGCGCCAACCCGCATAACTACAAAATCATGGAGATCGAAGGCGCGCAGCTGCCGCACCTGCTGGACGACCCGAAAGTCACCGTCGCTATCATCAGCACCACCTACATCAACCAAACCGGGCTGACGCCGACCAAAGACGGCATCTTTATCGAAGACAAAGATTCGCCGTACACCAATATCATCGTCACGCGCGAAGACAACAAGGATGCGCAGAACGTGCAGAACTTCGTCAAGGCCTATGAGTCGGATGAAGTGAACAAGGCCGCAGAGAAAATCTTCAACGGCGGTGCGGTAAAAGGCTGGTAA
- a CDS encoding LysR family transcriptional regulator codes for MFNWEDLHYFMIFAREKSLSGAARSLQVDHATVARRIASLEVALQLKLVDRRPRSYLLTADGQRIAAQGDDMMLNAFAVSRAALAGRHGVSGEVTLSVPPVMGLTLIAPRLGELRRRHPELRLILLANTANLSLLRGEADIAIRLSRASESDLVARKIGTTEFGLYASADYLRVTPDSALGFIGYHDELAAPAQQRWLLEQAGPRPMVLRSNDLMIQAAAAVAGAGVALLPHFLAQGGGLQRLAPQLALRREIWLTVHDDIRHAPGIVAVTAFLLECFADVAGIVRLVDAAG; via the coding sequence ATGTTCAATTGGGAGGATCTGCATTACTTCATGATCTTCGCCCGCGAAAAATCGCTGTCCGGCGCGGCGCGCAGCCTGCAGGTCGATCATGCTACCGTCGCCCGGCGCATCGCCAGCCTGGAGGTTGCGCTGCAGCTAAAGCTGGTGGATCGCCGCCCGCGCAGTTACCTGCTGACCGCTGACGGGCAGCGTATCGCCGCTCAGGGGGACGATATGATGCTCAATGCGTTTGCCGTCAGCAGGGCCGCGCTTGCCGGGCGGCACGGCGTTTCGGGTGAGGTTACGCTCAGTGTGCCGCCGGTGATGGGGTTGACATTGATCGCGCCGCGTCTCGGTGAACTGCGGCGGCGTCATCCCGAACTGCGGTTAATTCTGCTGGCGAATACCGCTAACCTGTCTCTGCTGCGCGGCGAGGCCGATATCGCTATTCGGCTCAGCCGCGCCAGCGAAAGCGATCTGGTGGCGAGGAAAATCGGCACCACGGAGTTTGGCTTGTACGCCAGCGCCGACTATTTGCGGGTGACGCCGGACTCGGCGCTCGGTTTTATCGGTTACCACGATGAGCTTGCCGCTCCGGCACAGCAGCGCTGGCTGCTGGAACAGGCCGGCCCCCGGCCAATGGTGTTGCGCAGTAACGATCTGATGATCCAGGCCGCCGCCGCGGTCGCCGGTGCCGGCGTGGCGCTGTTACCGCATTTTTTGGCTCAGGGCGGCGGCCTGCAACGGTTGGCGCCGCAGCTCGCGTTGCGTCGTGAAATCTGGCTGACGGTGCACGACGATATTCGCCATGCACCGGGCATTGTCGCCGTTACGGCGTTTTTGCTGGAGTGCTTTGCCGACGTGGCGGGCATCGTCCGGCTGGTGGATGCCGCCGGGTAA
- a CDS encoding DUF1460 domain-containing protein, translating to MYKVVLLMLVIAMSGCAGRSPAAGSTSQPAGATRPEPDTQARMDDATLRQLNAILAQPIAGQGGGRSADLISRQFLGTPYVANRLIGSQETPEQLVIDFRGLDCFTFIDYVEALRTAHTQSEFVRNLINIRYVNGEVSFPQRKHFFTDWAQRPRVVAKDITAQLSPRAVTLEKNLNLKADGSNYLPGLKPLRRSITYIPSDNVDDKVLSQLRTGDYIGIYTNLAGLDVTHTGIFVMTDRGPMLRNASSRKENMQVVDSPFMDYVLATPGILVLRPL from the coding sequence ATGTACAAGGTTGTTTTACTGATGCTAGTTATAGCCATGAGCGGATGCGCCGGGCGTTCCCCCGCAGCGGGCTCAACATCCCAACCGGCGGGCGCTACGCGCCCCGAGCCGGATACGCAGGCCCGGATGGATGACGCTACCTTGCGGCAGCTCAATGCCATCCTCGCCCAGCCCATTGCCGGGCAAGGCGGCGGCCGCAGCGCCGATCTGATCTCCCGGCAATTCCTCGGCACCCCCTACGTCGCCAACCGGCTGATCGGCTCGCAGGAAACGCCGGAGCAGCTGGTGATCGACTTCCGCGGCCTGGATTGCTTTACCTTTATCGACTACGTCGAGGCGCTGCGCACCGCCCATACCCAGAGCGAATTCGTGCGCAATCTGATTAACATCCGCTACGTCAACGGCGAGGTCAGCTTCCCGCAGCGCAAGCATTTCTTCACCGACTGGGCGCAGCGGCCACGGGTGGTCGCCAAAGATATCACCGCGCAGCTCAGCCCGCGTGCAGTCACGCTGGAAAAAAACCTCAATCTGAAAGCGGACGGCAGTAATTACCTGCCGGGCCTGAAGCCCCTGCGCCGCAGCATCACCTACATCCCCAGCGATAACGTCGACGACAAGGTACTGTCCCAGCTGCGCACCGGCGATTACATCGGCATTTACACCAACCTGGCCGGGCTTGACGTTACCCATACCGGCATCTTCGTGATGACCGACCGCGGCCCGATGCTGCGTAACGCATCGTCACGCAAAGAAAACATGCAGGTGGTGGATTCGCCCTTTATGGATTACGTGCTGGCGACGCCGGGCATTCTGGTATTGCGCCCGCTATAA